A single genomic interval of Macaca nemestrina isolate mMacNem1 chromosome 14, mMacNem.hap1, whole genome shotgun sequence harbors:
- the LOC105491839 gene encoding RNA 3'-terminal phosphate cyclase-like protein isoform X3 has product MTSLTPGCRYSVRVSPQMANRIVDSARSILNKFIPDIYIYTDHMKGVNSGKSPGFGLSLVAETTSGTFLSAELASNPQGQGAAVLPEDLGRNCAWLLLEEIYRGGCVDSTNQSLALLLMTLGQQDVSKVLLGPLSPYTIEFLRHLKSFFQIMFKIETKPCGEELKGGDKVLMTCVGIGFSNLSKTLK; this is encoded by the exons ATGACATCCTTAACTCCAGGCTGCAGGTACTCTGTACGTGTGTCACCTCAGATGGCGAACCGGATTGTGGATTCTGCAAGGAGCATCCTCAACAAATTCATACCTGATATCTATATTTACACAGATCACATGAAAGGAGTCAACTCTGGGAA GTCTCCAGGCTTTGGGTTGTCACTGGTTGCTGAGACCACCAGTGGCACCTTCCTCAGTGCCGAACTGGCCTCCAACCCCCAGGGCCAGGGAGCAGCAGTACTTCCAGAGGACCTTGGCAGGAACTGTGCCTGGCTGCTGCTGGAGGAAATCTATAGG GGTGGATGTGTAGATTCAACCAACCAAAGCCTGGCACTACTACTCATGACCCTTGGACAGCAGGATGTTTCCAAAGTCCTGCTAGGCCCTCTGTCTCCCTACAC gaTAGAATTTTTGCGGCATTTGAAGAGCTTTTTCCAGATTATGTTTAAAATTGAAACCAAGCCATGTGGTGAAGAACTCAAGGGCGGGGATAAAGTGCTGATGACCTGTGTTGGCATTGGTTTCTCCAACCTTAGCAAGACCCTCAAGTGA